In Luteitalea sp., a genomic segment contains:
- a CDS encoding protein kinase, translating into MPREWLFNARFAGWRSRWANAEPRRLLVQATEAFIDRALIDWATLLGRARGDRDRAIVQNLCFLDSIREAAGRARSTNARQASGRREARPAPERRSPTSLLVRLVVVLATTQVICSLVVLATALASGESISNRAPQVVLTLGFAAASLFLGTVTSRDPRSLYLLAFFVCAASAFARGALTGLREGWAESIDPVTQGLFPETFIPGCMWLFALDFPRVRRFTVFDMLTRHGAAATCFLGSLVFGINVVAAYHPVDQGLLVYLLRDHPSNAFWHLLAATLVPAVAVVLVRSHRAPPSERRKVARFACAITAGTTPFLLFGVAPIVWPGVGAWLLVVSPFQRIWLVRLVITALAVTPILATAAVIVDRPLELQSILRRAWRYALARSALTALVAAPFVVLFLALYGLRDVVIADLFADSRAWLLLSCAAVGCLLLFARSTLLETVDRRFSRRAADHRELLARSLERVRNARGQREIMVTVKRELCKSIGAAAVHLLVPKGGDAFAEPFGGNTQLPRDAAIVAMLQKSTTPLDLSGGGPLFALLPKEERDWVAANDVELAAALTRRDGTVAAIALVGHRVGGLPFDERDRWFVTTLTTAAAAVWDSARSTSRAGEAAGHASGRGEAALECPRCGVVVDTGPLPCSCRVDASLASLPRRLRGKFIVQRRLGAGGMGVVYLARDTTLDREVALKTLPELGEGGVSHLREEARAMATLNHASLATIYDLEIWRHTPVLVVEYLPNGTLAHRLTGGPLSPASAVRVGLTLTRALTYVHSKGLLHRDLKPSNIGFAATGAPKLLDFGLATLIPPSTDVDRQRGASAPIAARAPFAGTPAYLPPEAYEGAPPTTAFDLWALSVVMLEAMTGVNPFATADRVRLSHRGRNSHSADLSAYLSDLPPALGPFFERALARRPESRFHTSSEMHSALEAAASSPSFS; encoded by the coding sequence ATGCCGCGAGAATGGCTCTTCAACGCGCGGTTCGCCGGTTGGCGGAGCAGATGGGCGAACGCTGAGCCGCGCCGACTCCTGGTGCAGGCCACCGAGGCCTTCATCGATAGAGCACTCATCGATTGGGCCACTCTGCTCGGACGCGCCCGCGGCGACCGGGACCGCGCGATTGTTCAGAACCTCTGTTTCCTCGACAGCATTCGCGAAGCAGCGGGCCGCGCTCGCAGCACCAATGCTCGGCAGGCGTCGGGCCGGCGTGAGGCAAGGCCGGCACCCGAGCGCCGGTCACCAACGTCGCTGCTCGTTCGTCTGGTCGTGGTGCTCGCAACGACTCAGGTAATCTGCAGCTTGGTCGTTCTGGCGACGGCGCTCGCGAGCGGTGAGTCGATCTCGAACCGGGCGCCCCAGGTCGTCCTGACGCTGGGCTTCGCAGCAGCGAGTCTATTCCTCGGGACGGTCACGTCGCGGGACCCGCGCAGCCTCTACTTACTCGCGTTCTTCGTATGCGCCGCAAGCGCGTTCGCTCGCGGCGCGTTGACGGGCCTCCGCGAGGGCTGGGCCGAGTCGATCGATCCGGTAACCCAAGGGCTCTTTCCCGAAACCTTCATACCCGGCTGCATGTGGCTCTTCGCCCTGGACTTTCCCCGGGTGCGGCGATTCACTGTGTTCGACATGCTCACCCGCCATGGTGCAGCCGCTACGTGTTTCCTCGGTAGCTTGGTCTTTGGAATCAATGTGGTTGCTGCGTATCACCCTGTCGACCAGGGTCTGCTCGTCTACCTCTTGCGCGACCACCCCAGTAACGCGTTCTGGCATCTGTTAGCGGCAACGCTTGTTCCCGCCGTGGCTGTGGTTCTGGTGCGCTCCCATCGCGCTCCTCCATCGGAGCGCCGCAAGGTGGCGCGCTTTGCCTGTGCGATCACTGCGGGCACGACGCCATTCCTTCTATTTGGCGTCGCGCCAATCGTGTGGCCAGGCGTTGGTGCGTGGCTGCTAGTCGTGAGCCCTTTTCAGCGCATCTGGCTCGTTCGTCTAGTCATTACCGCACTCGCGGTCACACCAATCCTGGCCACTGCCGCGGTAATCGTCGATCGCCCCCTCGAGCTTCAATCAATCCTCCGCCGCGCGTGGCGCTATGCGCTGGCACGGAGCGCATTGACAGCGCTCGTCGCTGCGCCGTTCGTCGTGCTCTTCCTGGCGCTGTATGGGCTGCGAGATGTCGTGATCGCCGATCTCTTCGCCGACTCACGGGCCTGGCTGCTGCTCTCGTGCGCCGCTGTCGGCTGCCTCCTCCTCTTCGCGCGCTCGACGCTGCTCGAGACCGTCGATCGGCGCTTCTCCCGCCGTGCCGCAGACCATCGTGAGCTGCTCGCCCGAAGCCTGGAACGCGTGCGCAACGCACGCGGCCAGCGGGAGATTATGGTGACCGTGAAGAGAGAGCTGTGCAAGAGCATCGGCGCAGCCGCGGTCCACCTACTCGTGCCCAAAGGCGGCGACGCCTTCGCCGAACCTTTCGGCGGGAACACACAGCTACCTCGCGACGCCGCTATAGTCGCCATGCTCCAGAAGTCGACGACGCCGCTCGATCTCTCGGGCGGTGGCCCACTTTTCGCGCTGCTCCCGAAAGAGGAACGTGATTGGGTGGCGGCCAACGACGTTGAGCTCGCCGCTGCTCTCACCCGCCGCGATGGCACCGTGGCTGCAATTGCGTTGGTCGGTCACAGGGTGGGCGGCCTTCCATTCGATGAGCGTGATCGTTGGTTCGTGACCACCCTCACGACCGCAGCCGCCGCGGTGTGGGATTCAGCTCGCAGCACCAGTCGCGCGGGCGAGGCCGCGGGCCATGCCAGCGGCCGGGGTGAGGCAGCCCTCGAGTGCCCGCGCTGTGGGGTGGTCGTTGACACCGGACCGCTGCCGTGCTCTTGCCGAGTCGACGCGAGTCTTGCCTCCCTGCCTCGCCGTCTCCGCGGGAAGTTCATCGTCCAGCGACGGCTCGGCGCAGGCGGCATGGGCGTCGTCTACCTGGCGCGGGACACGACCCTCGATCGCGAAGTGGCGCTGAAAACTCTGCCAGAGCTCGGCGAGGGCGGTGTGTCGCACCTCCGTGAGGAAGCGCGCGCGATGGCCACCCTCAACCACGCCTCGCTCGCAACAATCTATGATTTGGAGATCTGGCGGCACACGCCAGTGCTCGTGGTCGAGTATCTGCCCAACGGAACGCTGGCCCATAGGCTGACAGGTGGTCCGCTGTCACCGGCCAGCGCCGTCCGCGTCGGCCTCACCTTGACGCGGGCTCTGACGTACGTTCATTCCAAAGGTCTGCTTCATCGCGATCTCAAGCCAAGCAATATCGGGTTCGCAGCGACCGGCGCGCCCAAGCTCCTCGACTTCGGCCTCGCTACCCTGATTCCGCCCTCGACGGACGTGGATCGCCAACGTGGCGCCAGCGCCCCGATCGCGGCCAGGGCCCCGTTTGCTGGCACACCCGCGTATCTGCCTCCAGAGGCGTACGAAGGGGCACCTCCGACGACCGCATTCGATCTCT
- a CDS encoding sigma-70 family RNA polymerase sigma factor, producing the protein MLAASLAFLPELLGKRCAGTTIYIYSVSSYNKLYLVALCPAVGDTEHTLVVLQRSSTADAAAQPVSEESWRLSTRACLGDSSAFGRLLTRCVPRLRLWAHGRLPRWARTLADTSDLIQDVLLRTIRRRGAFQLRGQRALGAYLLRAVQNRIRDEHRLFARRGTHEVSRELADPVPSPVEQTMANERWVCYRRALARLAPRDRELIVAHVELGYSHAQLGCMIGRSRNAARMALQRAVRRLAEQMGER; encoded by the coding sequence CTGCTCGCAGCTTCTCTTGCATTCCTGCCCGAACTATTGGGCAAGAGGTGCGCGGGCACCACAATCTATATTTATAGTGTTAGCTCATACAACAAACTATATTTAGTGGCCCTCTGCCCTGCCGTTGGGGACACTGAGCATACTCTCGTGGTGCTCCAGAGGTCCTCGACAGCCGACGCCGCCGCACAGCCCGTCAGTGAAGAGTCTTGGCGCCTGTCCACACGCGCCTGTCTCGGCGACTCGAGTGCCTTCGGCCGCCTTCTGACTCGTTGTGTCCCGCGACTACGCCTGTGGGCACATGGACGGCTGCCGCGATGGGCGCGGACTCTGGCGGATACGTCGGATCTCATCCAGGATGTTCTTCTCCGCACCATTCGTCGGCGCGGAGCATTCCAGCTTCGGGGTCAGCGCGCCCTCGGAGCGTACCTGCTCAGGGCTGTCCAGAACCGCATCCGCGACGAGCATCGTCTCTTTGCGAGGCGTGGCACGCATGAGGTGTCCCGTGAGCTTGCAGATCCCGTCCCCTCGCCCGTCGAACAGACGATGGCGAACGAGCGGTGGGTATGTTATCGCAGAGCTCTGGCGCGCCTGGCGCCGAGGGACCGTGAGCTAATCGTCGCCCACGTGGAGCTCGGCTACAGCCACGCGCAGCTCGGTTGCATGATCGGTCGGTCCCGAAATGCCGCGAGAATGGCTCTTCAACGCGCGGTTCGCCGGTTGGCGGAGCAGATGGGCGAACGCTGA
- a CDS encoding helix-turn-helix domain-containing protein, with protein sequence MQEKLRAVRLRVGERIRQLRNFRGLSQEQLAEQVGNTPVHMGLVERGKANVTIDILTMIADKLSVDVAELVVPAPGLAPGEHTHIATQHDLEDIMQVVRRIKRGGGRRMRETQDRPTIGRRVSVTRPTK encoded by the coding sequence ATGCAAGAGAAGCTGCGAGCAGTTCGGTTGCGCGTTGGCGAGAGAATAAGGCAGTTGCGCAACTTTCGCGGTCTGAGCCAGGAGCAACTTGCCGAACAAGTGGGGAACACGCCCGTGCACATGGGGCTGGTCGAGCGCGGTAAGGCCAACGTGACCATCGATATCCTGACGATGATCGCGGACAAGCTCTCGGTAGATGTCGCGGAGCTGGTCGTACCGGCGCCGGGCCTGGCGCCGGGCGAGCACACCCACATCGCCACACAGCACGACTTAGAGGACATCATGCAAGTCGTCCGGCGCATCAAGCGCGGAGGAGGTCGACGCATGCGGGAGACACAGGATCGGCCCACCATCGGCCGAAGAGTGAGCGTCACGCGACCCACCAAGTAA
- a CDS encoding helix-turn-helix domain-containing protein gives MPALIRPLGPQARRLRLERKLSQEGLAARADLNYKYIGRVELSKAEPGAEVLVRLARGLGVSVGELFDTITPMDSMAYRLSPADVEAIAAALKTLTGIFDRILAHQPPPLPRRAPRRSRR, from the coding sequence CTGCCTGCGCTCATCCGGCCGCTCGGACCGCAGGCGCGTCGCCTACGCCTCGAGCGCAAGCTGTCGCAGGAAGGTCTCGCCGCGCGCGCGGACCTGAACTACAAGTACATCGGGCGCGTCGAGCTCTCGAAGGCCGAGCCCGGCGCTGAAGTGCTGGTGCGTCTGGCGCGCGGCCTCGGAGTGTCCGTTGGCGAGCTGTTCGACACGATCACGCCAATGGACTCGATGGCTTATCGCTTGTCCCCTGCCGACGTTGAAGCGATCGCGGCGGCGCTGAAGACTCTGACCGGCATCTTCGATCGGATCCTTGCGCATCAGCCGCCTCCCCTTCCACGCCGCGCTCCACGACGATCGCGCCGCTGA
- a CDS encoding sigma-70 family RNA polymerase sigma factor, which produces MSRNAAGTRSDAELMATMHSTNGDALAALFRRYGRMVQRVTFDILRDAGEAEDVTQEVFLEVYRRSHLYDPSRGSLKGWLLQYAYHRGLRRKEALRRRAAYGSQPLDEVEALTQRRPLDLTRQERRWVIRAGLAQLPERQRATLELACLEELSLRDVAERLRVSLGCARHYYYRGLARLRAWAVVAALPDREERAVRSRRGSRVTVAVSRGGLPRRRRGI; this is translated from the coding sequence ATGAGCAGGAACGCAGCCGGCACCAGATCGGACGCCGAGCTGATGGCTACCATGCATTCGACGAACGGCGATGCGCTTGCAGCACTATTTCGTCGCTATGGTCGCATGGTCCAGCGGGTGACGTTCGATATTCTGCGGGATGCCGGAGAGGCAGAGGATGTAACCCAAGAAGTGTTCCTCGAGGTTTATCGACGGTCACACTTGTACGATCCGTCACGGGGATCCCTGAAAGGGTGGCTCCTTCAGTACGCCTATCATCGAGGCTTGCGACGCAAGGAGGCCCTTCGACGACGCGCGGCGTATGGGAGTCAGCCGCTCGATGAGGTGGAGGCGCTGACACAACGGCGTCCACTCGACCTGACTCGACAGGAACGTCGATGGGTGATTCGGGCAGGCCTGGCCCAGTTGCCCGAGCGGCAGCGAGCGACGCTGGAGCTCGCGTGTCTGGAGGAGCTGAGCCTGCGTGATGTCGCGGAGCGGCTGCGTGTATCGTTGGGGTGCGCGCGCCACTATTACTATCGCGGGCTGGCGCGTTTGCGAGCATGGGCGGTGGTAGCGGCGCTGCCGGATAGGGAGGAGCGGGCGGTCAGGAGCCGGCGGGGAAGTCGGGTGACGGTTGCCGTTTCGCGCGGAGGATTGCCACGCAGGCGTCGTGGTATTTGA